DNA from Brassica napus cultivar Da-Ae chromosome C4, Da-Ae, whole genome shotgun sequence:
AAGCACAAGCCCATCCGGAGGAGCAGGAGGAGCCAACGAACGAAGTGGTGGATGATGATGTTCACCAGATCTAGCATCTGCAGAAAGGGAAGAAATCAATGACCTACGGGCAAGTTCCGATCTTCTTCTTTGGTGATGTGGTAAATTCTGGTAAGGCGTCCACCCTAGATTAGAAGATGCTGCTTGAACACCTGTGCTTGAGCCTGTCCCAGATACTGATGATGCAATACTCAGGTTAGCATTTCTGCTACTCTGACTTCCGGATGCACTCCTGAGGTCAGGAGCTGGATTAAGCAAGGGATTCTCTAGAACACTCACTGCTGCTATGCTTCTTGACCTGGTTTCGTCTAGATGAAGATTATTTCTCTCAGTGGTAGAGTTGGATGATTCACCCGCTAGTGAGCTCTCAGTCCACTGAAACGGTGGTATCATATTCCTCGAAACAGGCGGTACGCTCATAGCAGGAGGATTTGGGTTCCGGGAGAAGACATTTCCTGAAGATTGTCCATGTCTTAACTCCAACAGGTGTTGTTGATCTGATGGTACAAGTCTTGATAAGCTAGACTGCGAATGCGATGGAGGGACAGGTCGCCTGACAACAGTTCCCGCAGAAAAGGCAGCTGGGTTTACAGTTTCTTGCTGTTCTGAGGGATTACCAAGAAAATTTGAAGCAGTAGCAGAGACCTGTCCTCGAGGGCCAGATATGTTTAGACCATTTCCTGGCCTATACTCGGTAGAAGCTGGGGTCCACGAACTGCTACTTTCTCCTTGATGGAAATCGCCATAACCACCAAAAGAAGACTGACCACTACTGCTGCCTTCAATAGCCTTTCTCTTGCAGGAAGCACGACGCCCATCAACAGAAGAACCTATTCTAACACTAGTCTCTTCGAAAGGTCTGCCAGGTTGTGAAACCCTGGTCCCTGATCCGTTAGCTTCACTAACCAGATTATCATCCTCGTCGAGTTCAATATATTCTGCGTTCAGGTTGACATTCGGAACAGGCTGAATGTCGCCAGAAGGTTGTTCAGAATCTGAGTCTAAATCAATTATTTCATTTCTTCGTTGCTCATTGTGACTGGAAGCTTCATTCTTCGTGCCACTAGAGCTAGCCACCTCGCCGAGGCTAAACCTATGTTGCTCGGGGTATTCGGAATTTGCAATCATGTAGTCCTGCAAGTCGTTATCACCAAGACCGTGAATATTCTCCCAGTGGTCTATCACACCATTACTTGAGGAAGAACCATGCTCAAAGTTCAAGGACTCTGATAAATAGCCGAGACTGGCCCTCTCTCCCTGCATCTCGGCTAAACTTTAACCACAGTTACACTTGGGAGAAGAGGACTCACGACACTTTCTTTGTTCCTCAACAATGTGCCTAATGGGGAGACTGCAAAAGACAGTAGTAAATCATTCAGTGACACAAATGTTATTGTCATAGAAAATGTTAAATTGTGAAAAGAAACTCATAAACACACTCGTAGATTAGTTGGCGAAGTAAAAAGGTAATGGTTTAGGAACAAACATATGGCACATGAGTTCTTAACAAGATGAAACACTAAGAAGCAGATGCATATtaacacagaaaaaaaaacataaacttt
Protein-coding regions in this window:
- the LOC106396391 gene encoding probable E3 ubiquitin-protein ligase RHG1A, whose amino-acid sequence is MQGERASLGYLSESLNFEHGSSSSNGVIDHWENIHGLGDNDLQDYMIANSEYPEQHRFSLGEVASSSGTKNEASSHNEQRRNEIIDLDSDSEQPSGDIQPVPNVNLNAEYIELDEDDNLVSEANGSGTRVSQPGRPFEETSVRIGSSVDGRRASCKRKAIEGSSSGQSSFGGYGDFHQGESSSSWTPASTEYRPGNGLNISGPRGQVSATASNFLGNPSEQQETVNPAAFSAGTVVRRPVPPSHSQSSLSRLVPSDQQHLLELRHGQSSGNVFSRNPNPPAMSVPPVSRNMIPPFQWTESSLAGESSNSTTERNNLHLDETRSRSIAAVSVLENPLLNPAPDLRSASGSQSSRNANLSIASSVSGTGSSTGVQAASSNLGWTPYQNLPHHQRRRSELARRSLISSLSADARSGEHHHPPLRSLAPPAPPDGLVLQPGGGDSSQMHNRAYSRAGLWLDRQVDSLVGAPQSLRALAATSRGRNRLMVSQMQNILDVMRRDPNHNLWLEDVMLLNQSGIFDGAAGMHDRYRDMRLDVDNMSYEELLALEERIGDVCTGVNEETISNRLKKSKYKSSTKSPQDAEPCCICQEEYSEGEDMGTLECGHEFHGQCIKEWLKQKNLCPICKTTGLNTAKKRKLG